The Acipenser ruthenus chromosome 27, fAciRut3.2 maternal haplotype, whole genome shotgun sequence genome includes a window with the following:
- the LOC117426082 gene encoding ventricular natriuretic peptide isoform X1 — MRMGKIAVGYGFLLLLVFQLGVRASTLFNKYTVQEMSSLKDLLERLEEKLSPGEESDVYAGSEDLVNDPEEDVDLILDNVRKQAEKEFYKPVGLREENLQRGRLRSIATSARSMNGCFGNRIERIGSWSSLGCNNSRFGSKKRIF, encoded by the exons ATGAGGATGGGAAAAATAGCAGTCGGGTACGGATTTCTTTTACTGCTCGTGTTCCAGCTGGGGGTTAGAGCCAGTACTTTATTCAACAAGTACACCGTGCAGGAGATGTCCAGTCTGAAG GATTTACTTGAGCGTCTGGAAGAGAAACTTTCCCCAGGTGAGGAGAGCGACGTGTACGCAGGATCTGAAGACCTGGTCAACGATCCCGAAGAAGACGTTGATCTGATCTTGGACAATGTTAGGAAACAAGCCGAGAAAGAGTTTTATAAACCGGTTGGTTTGCGGGAGGAAAACCTGCAAAGGGGCAGGCTCCGGAGTATTGCGACTTCAGCTAGAAGCATGAACGGTTGCTTTGGGAACAGGATTGAAAGGATCGGCTCGTGGAGCTCGCTAGGGTGCAACAACTCCAGATTTG GTtcaaagaaaaggatattttag
- the nppal gene encoding natriuretic peptide A-like translates to MISNTALCFGILAMLSVQNLLLAKPVADIQTLSRWLEGGTDRYLESEVKDLDVDDLSLAAVSSDQLDSELLHRKFEGLSAGKHVSDEALVRILSDVINSAKRYGRKNKKGVSRGCFGVKLDRIGSMSGMGC, encoded by the exons ATGATCTCTAATACCGCACTCTGCTTCGGAATCCTAGCAATGCTGTCGGTCCAGAACCTCCTGCTAGCTAAGCCAGTCGCTGATATTCAG ACCCTGTCCAGGTGGCTAGAGGGAGGGACTGACCGTTATCTTGAATCGGAGGTGAAGGACCTCGATGTAGATGACTTGTCCCTTGCAGCGGTTTCCTCTGATCAGCTGGATAGCGAACTCTTGCACCGAAAGTTCGAAGGCTTGAGTGCGGGGAAACACGTTTCTGACGAGGCGCTCGTTCGAATCTTAAGTGACGTAATCAATTCTGCGAAGAGATATGGGAGGAAAAACAAAAAGGGCGTTTCCCGGGGTTGCTTCGGAGTGAAACTGGACAGAATAGGCTCCATGAGCGGCATGGGCTGCTAA
- the LOC117426082 gene encoding ventricular natriuretic peptide isoform X2, which translates to MISKVTVYCTVVMLLLCQVRANPVSSLQDLLERLEEKLSPGEESDVYAGSEDLVNDPEEDVDLILDNVRKQAEKEFYKPVGLREENLQRGRLRSIATSARSMNGCFGNRIERIGSWSSLGCNNSRFGSKKRIF; encoded by the exons ATGATCAGCAAAGTCACTGTCTACTGCACTGTTGTGATGCTGCTTCTCTGCCAAGTCAGGGCGAATCCTGTGTCCAGTTTACAG GATTTACTTGAGCGTCTGGAAGAGAAACTTTCCCCAGGTGAGGAGAGCGACGTGTACGCAGGATCTGAAGACCTGGTCAACGATCCCGAAGAAGACGTTGATCTGATCTTGGACAATGTTAGGAAACAAGCCGAGAAAGAGTTTTATAAACCGGTTGGTTTGCGGGAGGAAAACCTGCAAAGGGGCAGGCTCCGGAGTATTGCGACTTCAGCTAGAAGCATGAACGGTTGCTTTGGGAACAGGATTGAAAGGATCGGCTCGTGGAGCTCGCTAGGGTGCAACAACTCCAGATTTG GTtcaaagaaaaggatattttag
- the LOC131701852 gene encoding natriuretic peptides A produces the protein MMLKTVIYTGVLFLICNKVLARDDPVYSPYSSKDLANLKTLLERFEDTLGQDEGNDNQQDYDIANPKAEGPQAGSPWDRERERQWPASDYKKPQEGYQSQSSRLRDLLMAPRNNRGSSGCFGSRIDRIGSMSSMGCGGSRKG, from the exons ATGATGCTGAAGACAGTCATCTACACTGGAGTCCTGTTTCTCATTTGCAATAAGGTCCTGGCTAGGGATGATCCAGTCTACAGTCCTTATTCATCCAAAGACCTAGCTAACTTGAAG ACTCTGCTTGAACGCTTTGAGGACACCTTGGGTCAAGATGAAGGCAACGACAATCAGCAGGATTACGACATTGCAAACCCAAAGGCTGAAGGACCTCAAGCTGGCTCCCCCTGGGACAGGGAAAGGGAGAGACAGTGGCCAGCTTCCGACTACAAGAAGCCACAGGAGGGCTACCAGTCGCAGAGCAGCAGGCTCCGCGATCTTCTGATGGCTCCAAGAAATAACAGAGGTTCTTCCGGCTGCTTTGGCTCGAGAATCGACAGAATCGGCTCTATGAGTTCTATGGGATGTGGGGGTTCCAGGAAAG GTTAG
- the LOC131701843 gene encoding brain natriuretic peptide — translation MLGARLAFCYGFLHLLLQTHVLVCAYPYSDPVVRDTDTLKTLLQRLEEAFLLTVRAESLERGQVADGMPKEQSYDAEDGSQERDAEESAIGYSTLDAEEARLPDRNSNGFLNPLRNTKRYSGCFGRRLDRIGSMSALGCNGGSRLSYKRS, via the exons ATGCTGGGAGCAAGACTTGCCTTCTGCTACGGATTTCTGCACCTGTTGCTGCAGACGCACGTCCTCGTTTGTGCCTACCCCTACAGCGACCCTGTggtcagagatactgacactttAAAG ACCTTACTTCAACGCCTGGAAGAGGCATTTTTGCTGACCGTCAGAGCAGAGTCATTAGAGAGGGGCCAGGTGGCTGATGGAATGCCCAAAGAGCAATCATACGATGCGGAGGATGGAAGCCAAGAGCGCGACGCAGAGGAATCGGCTATTGGATACAGCACGCTGGATGCAGAGGAGGCGCGTCTCCCGGACAGGAATAGCAACGGCTTTCTGAACCCACTTAGGAACACAAAACGATATTCTGGCTGCTTCGGAAGGAGACTCGACCGCATCGGATCAATGAGTGCACTGGGATGCAACGGTGGTTCTAGATTGA GTTACAAAAGAAGTTAA